From Zingiber officinale cultivar Zhangliang chromosome 5B, Zo_v1.1, whole genome shotgun sequence, the proteins below share one genomic window:
- the LOC121987174 gene encoding LOB domain-containing protein 25-like, whose product MDSRVSAVHRPSYPPPLLPPPTTSPPSFPMTAQVLASVPPPYSSSYAGDESASKACAACRFRRQKCKGDCLLASFFPAADESRFLKAHRLFGVSKMKKILERLLPHQRAVAMATMIYESEVHAASRDTGCLDIILQLHSLIERRAAHLDHLRRNLSLVPSPTPALGTVIAGNGETIIPPTTTGNLKRGCQDLPENDQKKQRRR is encoded by the coding sequence ATGGATTCAAGGGTTTCTGCCGTCCATCGCCCCTCTTATCCACCTCCGCTGCTGCCGCCACCGACAACGTCGCCTCCTTCCTTCCCAATGACTGCCCAAGTCCTGGCTTCTGTGCCGCCACCATATTCCTCCTCCTACGCCGGCGACGAATCTGCGTCCAAAGCCTGTGCAGCTTGCAGATTTCGTCGCCAGAAGTGCAAGGGTGACTGCCTTCTTGCCTCGTTTTTCCCTGCGGCAGACGAAAGTAGGTTCCTAAAGGCTCACCGTCTGTTCGGCGTCAGCAAGATGAAGAAGATCCTGGAGCGCCTCCTCCCCCATCAACGTGCCGTCGCCATGGCGACCATGATTTACGAGTCAGAGGTCCACGCCGCCAGTCGGGACACAGGATGTCTCGACATCATCCTCCAGTTGCACAGTCTGATCGAGCGAAGAGCCGCTCATCTCGACCACCTCCGACGAAATCTTTCGCTCGTCCCTTCTCCTACGCCCGCTTTGGGCACTGTCATCGCCGGAAACGGTGAAACAATCATTCCACCTACTACTACCGGCAATCTCAAGCGCGGTTGCCAGGATCTTCCGGAGAATGATCAGAAGAAGCAGAGGAGACGATGA
- the LOC121986435 gene encoding pentatricopeptide repeat-containing protein At5g03800-like, with protein sequence MAAVVPIPAFSHAAKLPSLSRSPHHHHHLQFPPPRHLLRLAADRRDLALGRALHAAILKSADNDDTRLGNALISMYLDLGRLPDARKVFALLPSPNVASFSSLISAYAKAGRPLRAAGFFFRMRMLGVEPNEFSFVAILTSCIRELNFRLGSQVHAFAVKTNHCSCVYVGNALIAVYVKCGCATTAEKLFDEMIERDASSWNTLISGMIENGRYAEAFEHFNFMQFEGHRADGFSLSTLLTAASDGLGGTEGKAIHAYAVKTGLDLNLSVGNALVSFYTQFGSIEDVADVFERMPTKDDISWTGMLNAFMEFGLVESAVQVFDQMPERNCVTYNALLAGFCHNREGSRGLEIFQLMLLNGLEISDFTLTSAMNACALVTDMKKSEQIHAFLIKSGCKLSAWIEAALLDMCSKCGRIHDAREMFMSLVHEENFQLAWTSLMCSYSRNGQHNEALSLFQLGIVRNDLMIMDEFSYSTVLALCGTLGFAEMGQQIHCVIVKSGVLSDLEVGNALFSMYAKCGNLEDSITLFSQMPQHDIVSWNTLLTAHLLHRQGDNALDAWQRMENFGVMPDGITFLLIISACRYTSSNSIETSHRLFQLMENSYSITPTSEHYSAMVDVLGYWGSFAEAEHLIQNMPLKPDTSVWRALLDSCRLRSNVSLGRQAVQSLLASEPQDPSTYVLVANLYSASGRWHCSEKVRQEMQEKGLRKIPVRSWIIHQNEVHSFYARDRSHSQSKDIYSALEILVQTCMKAGYEPDTCFVLHEVEEYQKLNFLFYHSAKLAVSYGLLMARPDRPVKVVKNIHLCGDCHMFLKYVSLVTSREILVRDTSGFHHFKSGVCSCGDYW encoded by the coding sequence ATGGCCGCCGTCGTCCCCATCCCCGCCTTCTCCCACGCCGCGAAGTTACCCTCCCTCAGTCGATCtccccaccaccaccaccacctccaGTTTCCGCCTCCGCGCCACCTCCTCCGCCTCGCCGCCGACCGTCGGGACCTCGCTCTCGGGCGCGCCCTCCACGCCGCCATCCTCAAATCCGCCGACAACGACGACACCCGCCTTGGCAACGCCCTCATCTCCATGTATCTCGACCTCGGCCGCCTCCCCGACGCCCGCAAGGTCTTCGCCTTGTTGCCGTCGCCCAACGtcgcttccttctcctccttgatATCTGCGTACGCCAAGGCCGGACGGCCGCTCCGTGCCGCCGGCTTTTTCTTCCGGATGAGGATGCTCGGCGTTGAACCGAACGAGTTTAGCTTCGTCGCTATCTTGACGAGTTGCATCAGGGAGTTGAATTTCCGACTCGGGTCTCAAGTTCACGCCTTTGCCGTGAAAACCAACCACTGTTCCTGCGTATATGTAGGCAACGCGCTTATTGCTGTGTATGTCAAATGTGGGTGCGCCACTACCGCCGAGAAGCTGTTTGATGAAATGATTGAGAGAGATGCATCGTCGTGGAACACACTTATCTCGGGTATGATCGAGAATGGTAGATATGCTGAAGCGTTTGAGCACTTTAATTTTATGCAGTTTGAAGGACATCGCGCCGATGGCTTCTCCTTGTCCACCCTTTTGACGGCTGCTTCAGATGGCCTTGGTGGTACAGAAGGAAAAGCAATTCATGCTTATGCTGTTAAAACCGGTTTGGATTTGAATTTAAGTGTAGGAAATGCTTTGGTTTCGTTCTACACTCAGTTCGGTTCTATAGAAGATGTGGCTGATGTCTTCGAGAGAATGCCTACAAAAGATGATATATCTTGGACTGGGATGCTTAATGCGTTTATGGAATTTGGTTTAGTTGAATCTGCTGTTCAGGTTTTTGATCAAATGCCTGAGAGGAATTGTGTGACTTATAATGCTCTTTTAGCTGGTTTTTGCCATAATAGAGAAGGTTCTCGAGGTCTAGAAATTTTTCAGTTGATGTTGCTAAATGGCTTGGAGATTTCAGATTTTACGCTGACTAGTGCTATGAACGCTTGTGCCTTGGTCACTGATATGAAGAAGAGTGAGCAGATTCATGCTTTCTTGATTAAATCTGGCTGCAAATTGAGTGCTTGGATTGAAGCTGCTTTACTCGATATGTGTTCTAAATGTGGTAGGATTCATGATGCTCGGGAGATGTTTATGAGTTTGGTCCATGAAGAGAACTTTCAGCTGGCTTGGACTTCTCTTATGTGTTCCTATTCTAGAAACGGGCAGCATAATGAAGCTTTGTCTCTTTTCCAACTAGGGATAGTGAGAAATGACCTAATGATTATGGATGAATTCTCGTACTCAACAGTCCTTGCATTATGTGGTACCTTAGGTTTTGCTGAAATGGGGCAGCAAATTCACTGTGTCATTGTTAAGTCTGGTGTATTATCTGATCTAGAAGTTGGGAATGCTCTGTTCAGTATGTATGCCAAGTGTGGGAACTTGGAAGATTCCATTACTCTCTTTAGCCAAATGCCTCAGCATGACATTGTGTCATGGAACACATTACTAACAGCTCATCTTCTTCACCGACAGGGAGATAATGCTTTGGATGCATGGCAAAGGATGGAAAACTTTGGCGTGATGCCCGATGGTATCACCTTTCTCTTGATTATTTCAGCATGTAGATATACTAGCTCAAACTCCATTGAGACCAGTCACAGACTATTTCAATTGATGGAGAACTCTTACAGCATTACTCCGACATCAGAACACTACTCGGCCATGGTAGATGTTTTGGGTTATTGGGGTTCCTTTGCTGAAGCGGAGCATCTGATACAGAACATGCCCTTGAAACCTGACACATCAGTTTGGCGAGCTTTGCTTGATAGTTGTAGGTTGAGATCAAATGTGAGCTTAGGGAGACAGGCGGTGCAATCCCTTCTGGCATCAGAACCTCAAGATCCATCTACATATGTTCTCGTTGCAAATCTTTATTCGGCTTCTGGGAGGTGGCATTGCTCAGAAAAGGTGAGGCAGGAAATGCAAGAAAAGGGCCTGCGGAAGATCCCTGTAAGAAGTTGGATTATTCATCAGAATGAAGTGCATTCGTTCTATGCGAGAGATAGATCACATTCACAATCGAAAGACATCTATAGTGCACTGGAAATACTTGTTCAGACATGCATGAAAGCAGGGTATGAGCCAGACACATGTTTTGTGCTTCATGAAGTGGAAGAGTATCAAAAGTTGAACTTCCTCTTCTATCACAGTGCAAAACTGGCAGTTTCATATGGGCTTCTAATGGCACGGCCAGACCGTCCAGTGAAGGTGGTGAAGAACATCCATCTTTGTGGCGACTGTCACATGTTTCTCAAATATGTATCTTTGGTAACCAGTCGAGAGATCTTGGTGAGGGATACGTCAGGGTTTCACCATTTCAAGAGCGGTGTTTGCTCCTGTGGAGATTATTGGTGA
- the LOC121986436 gene encoding FCS-Like Zinc finger 8-like isoform X2: MSDPHSSNSSCCNKSRAFSIFSSPRLFVGVSSSSSSDSEGAMSPTSILETKSLSSIGRQLLSDATKSSGTESKLHARSFGYTDAVGLSIIDALNEEKSTKAFPNSESRRVVFGSLLKVQIPSLCPGSMSPVGSPIEFGVKNKESQLALLSPAQSSLGLEMTTSSSCRVFARSISMSEMELSEDYTCVISHGPNPRTTHIFDNCIVESCGDGFTASIETNSSTPTDRRGHLSNDFLSFCYACRKDLGQGNDTFIYRRQSGID; this comes from the exons ATGTCCGATCCCCACTCTTCCAATAGCAGCTGCTGCAACAAGTCCAGAGCTTTCTCAATCTTCTCCTCTCCAAGGCTCTTTGTGGGTGTCTCCTCAAGTAGCTCCTCGGACTCGGAGGGCGCCATGAGCCCGACCTCCATACTCGAGACCAAGAGCTTGTCCTCGATCGGGCGCCAGCTCCTCTCCGATGCTACCAAATCCAGTGGCACAGAGAGCAAACTACATGCTCGATCATTTGGCTACACTGACGCCGTCGGGCTCAGCATCATCGACGCTCTCAACGAGGAGAAATCTACCAAAGCTTTCCCCAATTCGGAGAGCAGAAGGGTGGTGTTTGGGTCGCTTCTCAAGGTCCAAATTCCTTCCCTTTGCCCTGGCTCAATGTCGCCGGTCGGATCCCCGATAGAGTTTGGCGTCAAGAACAAAGAATCCCAACTAGCTCTGCTCTCCCCTGCCCAGAGTTCTCTAGGCTTGGAGATGacgacttcttcttcttgtagggtCTTTGCCAGGAGCATCTCTATGAGTGAGATGGAACTCTCGGAGGACTACACTTGTGTGATATCTCATGGTCCGAATCCAAGAACTACTCACATTTTTGACAATTGTATAGTGGAGAGCTGTGGGGATGGGTTCACTGCTTCCATCGAAACCAACAGCTCTACACCGACTGATCGCCGAGGCCATCTTAGCAATGATTTCTTGAGCTTCTGCTATGCATGCAGGAAGGATCTTGGCCAAGGGAATGACACCTTCATATACAG gCGACAATCAGGCATTGATTGA
- the LOC121986436 gene encoding FCS-Like Zinc finger 8-like isoform X1, whose amino-acid sequence MSDPHSSNSSCCNKSRAFSIFSSPRLFVGVSSSSSSDSEGAMSPTSILETKSLSSIGRQLLSDATKSSGTESKLHARSFGYTDAVGLSIIDALNEEKSTKAFPNSESRRVVFGSLLKVQIPSLCPGSMSPVGSPIEFGVKNKESQLALLSPAQSSLGLEMTTSSSCRVFARSISMSEMELSEDYTCVISHGPNPRTTHIFDNCIVESCGDGFTASIETNSSTPTDRRGHLSNDFLSFCYACRKDLGQGNDTFIYSGEKAFCSSECHKKEESLIEI is encoded by the exons ATGTCCGATCCCCACTCTTCCAATAGCAGCTGCTGCAACAAGTCCAGAGCTTTCTCAATCTTCTCCTCTCCAAGGCTCTTTGTGGGTGTCTCCTCAAGTAGCTCCTCGGACTCGGAGGGCGCCATGAGCCCGACCTCCATACTCGAGACCAAGAGCTTGTCCTCGATCGGGCGCCAGCTCCTCTCCGATGCTACCAAATCCAGTGGCACAGAGAGCAAACTACATGCTCGATCATTTGGCTACACTGACGCCGTCGGGCTCAGCATCATCGACGCTCTCAACGAGGAGAAATCTACCAAAGCTTTCCCCAATTCGGAGAGCAGAAGGGTGGTGTTTGGGTCGCTTCTCAAGGTCCAAATTCCTTCCCTTTGCCCTGGCTCAATGTCGCCGGTCGGATCCCCGATAGAGTTTGGCGTCAAGAACAAAGAATCCCAACTAGCTCTGCTCTCCCCTGCCCAGAGTTCTCTAGGCTTGGAGATGacgacttcttcttcttgtagggtCTTTGCCAGGAGCATCTCTATGAGTGAGATGGAACTCTCGGAGGACTACACTTGTGTGATATCTCATGGTCCGAATCCAAGAACTACTCACATTTTTGACAATTGTATAGTGGAGAGCTGTGGGGATGGGTTCACTGCTTCCATCGAAACCAACAGCTCTACACCGACTGATCGCCGAGGCCATCTTAGCAATGATTTCTTGAGCTTCTGCTATGCATGCAGGAAGGATCTTGGCCAAGGGAATGACACCTTCATATACAG TGGTGAGAAAGCATTCTGCAGCAGTGAGTGCCACAAGAAGGAAGAGTCATTAATCGAGATATAA